ctctgtgccttgtctggtgtctctctccatcatatcctattctgtttctgtttctgtgccttgtctggtgtctctccatcatatcctattctgtttctgtctctgtgccttgtctggtgtctctctccatcatatcctattctgtttctgtctctgtgccttgtctggtgtctctccatccatcatatcctattctgtttctgtctctgtgccttgtctggtgtctctctccatcatatcctattctgtttctgtctctgtgccttgtctggtgtctctctccatcatatcctattctgtttctgtctctgtgccttgtctggtgtctctctccatcatatcctattctgtttctgtctctgtgccttgtctggtgtctctctccatcatatcctattctgtttctgtttctgtgccttgtctggtgtctctctccatcatatcctattcttctgttgttgtctctgtgcCTTGTCTGgcgtctctctccatcatatcctattctgtttctgtctctgtgccttgtctggtgtctctctccatcatatcctattctgttgttgtctctgtgccttgtctggtgtctctctccatcatatcatattctgtttctgtctctgtgccttgtctggtgtctctctacatcatatcctattctgtttctgtgccttgtctggtgtctctctccatcatataatattctgtttctgtctctgtgccttgtctggtgtctctctccatcatatcctattctgtttctgtctctgtgccttgtctggtgtctctctccatcatatcctattctgtttctgtctctgtgccttgtctggtgtctctctacatcatatcctattctgtttctgtgccttgtctggtgtctctctccatcatatcctattctgtttctgtttctgtgccttgtctggtgtctctctccatcatatcctattcttctgttgttgtctctgtgccttgtctggtgtctctctccatcatatcatattctgtttctgtctctgtgccttgtctggtgtctctctacatcatatcctattctgtttctgtgccttgtctggtgtctctctccatcatataatattctgtttctgtttctgtgccttgtctggtgtctctctccatcatataatattctgtttctgtctctgtgccttgtctggtgtctctctccatcatatcatattctgtttctgtctctgtgccttgtctggtgtctctctacatcatatcctattctgtctctgtgccttgtctggtgtctctctccatcatatcctattcttatGTTGCTTTCTGGTGTGTTTGATGTGTCTCTTCAGTTTTGCAGTCCAAAACAGTCAAGGGGATACTGGGGAACTTAACTTGTTTTGGGCCTGTGTCTGAGTCACCTAACTCATCCTCTTCCCTACCATTTTCCCCTGACGACTGCTGTTCTGAGTGCAACACTGGCATGctgttgtcacgacttccgccaaagtcggtctctctccttgttcgggcggcgttcggcagtcgacgtcaccggccttctagccaccgccgatccacttttcattttccaattgttttgtcttgttttccacacctggtttcaatcccccaattacttgttcattatttaaccctctgttcccccatgtttttATGTGAGTGATTGTTTGTCATGTAGCAGGTCCGTTTATGTGGGCTCTCTTTTCATATCGCATTTATTTATTATGCTGAGTAAAGTACGTTtatttactcatatctgctgtccttctgtcctccgcctcagtcctctacaccagctacacacagacctCATTACAGCTGTTCTCATCTGTCCTCCTCCTTGGCTCATCTGAAAGCTTGGAAGGTAGAGGTGCAACATGTAATTGAGTTACTTTTAAAGGGCAACTGTACTTAAGAAATTCTAGTGGCCATCACGGAATTGAAATGTGAGTTGGTTTCAGgttgtggtttgatgtgggtgtctgctgtgtgtgtttgcacgtgGAAAGAGTTAAATGATTTAGCCAATTAGTTTTATCCAGCTGGTGTGCAACCGAACCTGGACTTTGGATAGCCTATCTCAGGGGCTAGTTAGGGACACAATGTAAACATgacaatattttcatgttgcacaCATTCTCATTTTCTCAAATGCTTTTCATATTTGTATATGAATTTCTATAATTTATAGTTAGTTTGAGGTTTTCAAATTATTGACATTTGGAGCTATTGGAATTTTAACATATTGTCCCATGTTCATTGTGTAATGTAATTTACCgatggtccctaactagccccatGGGGATATCCAAAGTCAACCCCAATTTACCACAGGCATAACGATTGGGTCGCGTGCAGCTGCAATCCGAATTGCTGTGGGCAGGATTGAAACAAACCCTGCCGTAATTTACGTTGTGATGCAGAGTCACGACCACAAGTCTCACCAAACTCAGTTTATGACCAAAATTATACTATTTACACTTTTTacaccaaagagctctccaaggatgtcagggatcTACCTCGGcttggggctccatgcaagatctcacctcgtggagttgcaatgatcgtGAGAACGGTGAAGAATCAGCTCAGAACTaaacgggaggatcttgtcaaggatctcaaggcagctgggaccatagtcaccaagaaaacaattattaacacactatgccgtgaaggactgaaatcctgcagagcccacaaggtccccctgctcaagaaagcacatatacagtggggcaaaacagtatttagtcagccaccaattgtgcaagttctcccacttaaaaagatgagagaggcctgtaatagtcatcataggtacacttcaactatgacagacaaaattagaaaaaaaaatcaaaaaaatcacattgtaggatttttaattaagtacttttttgccccactgtaagcatttcacgttaaggtctacacatgttgtattcggcgcttGTGACAAATaattaaagtttgatttgatttggccatAGGATGGAGAGAAATGTTatcagtttttaatatgatatctgagtgagactgacTACCAATGGGGGGCCACCCGGCCGGCAATTTAACCATGATTACTAAATTTAGGTAGCTGGCCACTAGACTACATTACAAATCTAAACTTCCTAATCATGGTTGAAACAGCTATTTTTCCCTCACCGCCCAATGGCAAAATGAGTACAATTGCAGAAAACTTGAttaaaaactgcaacattttctctacactacatggcaaaatgtgtagaattgcacaaAATGAAAATTTTCTCACCACTGTCCAAAGGGAGTTCACGAAAATGTTTTGCTCGCAATGTGTGTATGAGAGGGGCCCTCCTGACGAGTTCAGATATTTTGGGGCCCAACCCTGCCCTAGGCTATATGAATATAAAGAGACATGAGCCAAAACAATGTACCTGTAGAATGGTATAAGTTATGACCTCGTCAGTTCTAGCAGCTAATGTGATATTTTTTAGATTACATAACATTTGAGGACTCATAACTTAAGAGCCTATGTATTTTCAATGTTTTGTTCACCTACAAACTATCCACAAAGCTGACAAtattttcccctctctttctggcTGCCCTCCTCCTTCTAAGTTcaagttgtgaaattgttaggttagattacttgttagatatcacTGCATGGTCGGGACTAGAAGCacatgcatttcgctacactcacattaacatctgctaaccatgtgtatgtgacaaatacaatttgatttgaagttgTCGTAGAAATATTGGTCCAATAATATTTCTCAGATACGGAAACTTGTGAATCCAAAGTAGACTTTATTACAAAGTAACAGGCCGATCTGTTTCCCAGCCTCAGCACACTCCTTTTATACAGATTCATCCTTACATCACATAGTCACTCTTACATCACATAGTCACTCTTACATCACATAGTCACTCTTACATCACATAGTCACTCTTACATCACATAGTCACTCTTACATCACATAGTCACTCTTACATCACATAGTCACTCTTACATCACATAGTCACTCTTACATCACATAGTCACTCTTACATCACATACATAGTCACTCTTACATCACATACATAGTCACTCTTACATCACATACATAGTCACTCTTACATCACATACATAGTCACTCTTACATCACATAGTCACTCTTACATCACATAGTCACTCTTACATCACATACATAGTCACTCTTACATCACATACATAGTCACTCTTACATCACATACATAGTCACTCTTACATCACATAGTCACTCTTACATCACATAGTCACTCTTACATCACATACATAGTCACTCTTACATCACATAGTCACTCTTGTCTATGTAAATGATCAACTCTTTTTGGCTTTGCACCACTATTGTTTCCCACCCAAAGTTCTTTCTTGGAGGTAGGCTTTTTCCCGCCTCTACAAATCATTTAACACTCTACAAATCACTGACCCGTTTATATTGGTGGCGCAACTGTGACAGTTTGGTTAAAAAATAATAGGGGCCCCTACCAGGCTGCATTCACAAGTACATTCATTATATTGATTCTGACACTTATTACCCAGGCATGCATCTGGATTACAATGTGTGTCTATTTCTTTTGAATATTGGCTTTTCTTATGCTATACAGGTGTGGTTACAGGTTCCTTTAAAGCTTTTAACGATTCGGTTTTATTACAATATTATTTCACAATATGCTACTGAAAAATCACCATAAAGTTAGTTTTTTTTGTCATATAGACATCATATACACAGAGTACACAGTGCaacaaaatgcttacttgcaggttaaCCTCTCAACAATGTAAAAACAAGTAGCTAAATAAGTGAATAAAAAGAGTAATACAAAAGAAGGTTAAATATAATGCAGTAAAGTTCAGCCTCAGTCCACAGGGGGGCACGGTGTCAATGCCAGGAGATAATGTTTTTCTGACTGAAGCACATTATCTCATCTCTTCGGTctcagctagctagccagccagtagctaccgaAGTGGCTATTCAGCCAAGCTAGCTACAGAAACGAAACCCATCACCTACTCGGGGATAATAAATAATTATTCCTAACATCCTTAGCTTGCCCATTCACTAAATATACTGTTAAATAACTTTGACTTACACCCAATAGTTTAAGGATGCTGAGCGCTAATCTAATTAGCATTAGCTAGGTTAACCCTTATGCTGAGggagactagctagttagctactacCAACCCTTATGCTGAGGGAGACTAGCAAGTTAGCTACTACCAACCCTTATGCTGAGggagactagctagttagctactatCAACCCTTATGGTGAGGGAGACTAGATAGTTAGCTACTACCAACCCTTATGCTGAGggagactagctagttagctactacCAACCTTTATGGTGAGCgagactagctagttagctaccatcAACCCTTATGGTGAGggagactagctagttagctaccatcAACCCTTATGGCGAGGgaggctagctagttagctaccataAACCCTTATggtgagggatggaggaagggtcAAGGGACGTTGAGCAGTCCACTGCGTTGTGAAATCTGGACCAATCACAGCAGGCACCGCATCAGTCCAGGGGCTTTTTGCAGTGCCTGCTACGGCCTAGTGCAGTATGTTGGATTGTTTATTTTTGTCAGTAAAATTTGTCAGTAAAAATACAAATGTTAAACTGCATAGAGCAAGTGATGTGTGGTTGTAGAAACTCATATCAGACTGAAATGTAAAATAATGTTATTTTTGGGACTGGACCAAAACCATCCGGGGCTGAAGCCCTGGAAGCCCAGGCCTAATGACGCCACTGATCAGAACTAAACGAGGTAAACCCAGTACTACCCTTTCCTAATGTTAAACCCCCTTTTCAACCTATATTGTTTGGCACAAGTGAGAAAGAATGTGCCAGGAACTGTCATTGTTAGTATGATTCATACTGCAGAAAAGAAAAAGCACAACTTATGAGCAGTCATTctgaagtaaaacatttttttttttacaggaaaAACACCCCTTTTCTGTTTCTTGGAAACGCAAATGAGAAAATGTGTGAGGTTTTGATGGTGTAATCAAAACCGTAGAAGTTCGTTCCTCTTGTCATGGAATCCCCTACACTACCTCAGAGCTGACTGACTCAGCCATTCAATCAAAACAGTTACAACAATTATACAACATCCTTCCTTGATTCAACCAAGTAGTTTTCATATTTCCACACCTGCAGAACAAGCCAAGTTGAAGTAGGGATACTGTGAGCAGCCCATTAGCCTAGATACTCCACCAAACTAACTATTGATTCACAGACCTATCCAGGGCAGGCTACCATACATGTGTTTAATATGGTCCCATCCCACTGAGCACAggctggttgaatcaacgttgttgcCATGTAATTTCAATTTGAACGTGGAATAGACATCTGTTCCCAGTGGGATCCTCGTGATGTCAGTCCCAGGGCCAGCCCGTTTTAAATGTCCTCTGGATCTGTGCATCTCCTAGAGggagtctctcctctctctgtgtgtctgacccGAATCCGCCCCTGGCCccggccccagcagcctctcagtCGGTCTGTAATGTATCAGTACATAGCTAATCAGATCCAATAGGAGTGGATGGCAAGGCTGTTCAGTGTTCAGTAGGTCTGTTTTCTCCTGATCTAGTCACAGGTCTGTTGTCTCCTGATCTAGTCACAGGTCTGTTGTCTCCTGATCTAGTCACAGGTCTGTTGTCTCCTGATCTAATCACAGGTCTGTTGTCTCCTGATCTAGTCACAGGTCTGTTGTCTCCTGATCTAGTCACAGGCCTGTTGTCTCCTGATCTAGTCACAGGTCTGTTGTCTCCTGATCTAGTCACAGGTCTGTTGTCTCCTGATCTAGTCACAGGTCTGTTGTCTCCTGATCTAGTCACAGGTCTGTTGTCTCCTGATCTAATCACAGGTCTGTTGTCTCCTGATCTAGTCACAGGTCTGTTGTCTCCTGATCTAGTCACAGGTCTGTTGTCTCCTGATCTAGTCACAGGTCTGTTGTCTCCTGATCTAGTCACAGGTCTGTTGTCTCCTGATCTAGTCACAGGCCTGTTGTCTCCTGATCTAGTCACAGGTCTGTTGTCTCCTGATCTAGTCACAGGTCTGTTGTCTCCTGATCTAATCACAGGTCTGTTGTCTCCTGATCTAGTCACAGGTCTGTTGTCTCCTGATCTAGTCACAGGTCTGTTGTCTCCTGATCTAGTCACAGGTCTGTTGTCTCCTGATCTAGTCACAGGTCTGTTGTCTCCTGATCTAGTCACAGGTCTGTTGTCTCCTGATCTAGTCACAGGCCTGTTGTCTCCTGATCTAGTCACAGGCCTGTTGTCTCCTGATCTAGTCACAGGCCTGTTGTCTCCTGATCTAGTCACAGGCCTGTTGTCTCCTGATCTAGTCACAGGCCTGTTGTCTCCTGATCTAGTCACAGGTTTGTTGTCTCCTGATCTAGTCACAGGCCTGTTGTCTCCTGATCTAGTCACAGGTCTGTTGTCTCCTAATCTAGTCACAGGTCTGTTGTCTCCTGATCTAGTCACAGGTCTGTTGTCTCCTGATCTAGTCACAGGTCTGTTGTCTCCTGATCTAATCACAGGTCTGTTGTCTCCTGATCTAGTCACAGGCCTGTTGTCTCCTGATCTAGTCACAGGTCTGTTGTCTCCTGATCTAGTCACAGGTCTGTTGTCTCCTGATCTAGTCACAGGCCTGTTGTCTCCTGATCTAGTCACAGGCCTGTTGTCTCCTGATCTAGTCACAGGTCTGACacaagggaaagggggatacctagtcagttgtacaactgaatgcattcaactgaaatgcgtGTTACATATTTAACCCaagccctctgaatcagagagcaGGTGTTgggtgttaactgccttgctcaggggctgaacaacagattttgaccttgtcggctctgggattcaatctagcaacctttcggttattggcccaggctacctgccgccccacatccAATGATTTTTAGTCACGGCCCTGGCTGGAGttagtttgtgtgtttgtgtgagacaGTGAGGAGGATGTAACTTCCTGCCATGTAATTTCAGCCCCTAAAGTACTATCCCTCTGGGATTATGCACCACCGGCCAATAACATTCATCTCCTCGACAGTGAGCCGCTCCTGGAATCCCCAGACAGCCAATCAGAGTAGGACCCTGGGGGGAAGGCCACAGGTGTGAGATAGCCACAGAGGAAGATGTGTCACTGCAAAGATGAGCCTGAGTCAATGTTATCTCAATGCTGTTACTTCCCCCATGGAGGTCTTATATGACATTTATACTGTATCTAGAGGAACTGACTGACAATTAACCAGTCATATAGCATTCTGGTAATCTAAGTCAGTATTCCTCAACACAACAGCATCCAACCTGGGATTTAAACACGTCTatacatgttctctctctccctacagacCTCTCCAATTATTTCCTTTACCACGGGGCCTACACAACACCTTAAAGGCATAGAGCTGCCCAAGGTTCAGATGTCTGGAAAAACCTGGTTTATTTCTGAGGTAAACTTGAACCAGTCTGAAA
This window of the Oncorhynchus keta strain PuntledgeMale-10-30-2019 chromosome 4, Oket_V2, whole genome shotgun sequence genome carries:
- the LOC127916475 gene encoding coagulation factor V-like, giving the protein MTPLIRTKRDPIGVDGKAVQCSVGLFSPDLVTGLLSPDLVTGLLSPDLVTGLLSPDLITGLLSPDLVTGLLSPDLVTGLLSPDLVTGLLSPDLVTGLLSPDLVTGLLSPDLVTGLLSPDLVTGLLSPDLVTGLLSPDLITGLLSPDLVTGLLSPDLVTGLLSPDLVTGLLSPDLVTGLLSPDLVTGLLSPDLVTGLLSPDLVTGLLSPDLVTGLLSPDLVTGLLSPDLVTGLLSPDLVTGLLSPDLVTGLLSPDLVTGLLSPDLVTGLLSPDLVTGLLSPDLVTGLLSPDLVTGLLSPDLVTGLTQGKGGYLVSCTTECIQLKCVLHI